The sequence AGGTTTAAAATAAGATAGCATGTTAAGGTTATAAAAAAAAGCACTAATTTTTTTTTAAGCATTTTCATTTTCGTGGTTGTTTTGTTTCTTTTCTGGTTTTAATAGTGCTCCACAATAACAGCAGAAAGTATCATCTTTGTCAAAAAGAGTCTTGTGGCAGAAAGGACACTTTGCTTCTGGTTTTCTGGGAAATTTTTTTATAGCTAAAACAATAATAAAAAACGATAAAACTATTAGTAAAATACCAAAAATTGTAAAGAGTATAGGTATAAAATCAGAAAAGTTATTAATTTTTTCGGGTTTATTAATTTTTTCATTAGTTGGTGTTGTTTTTTCGGTCATGGCTTGTTTTTCTGTGTTATCCTTTTCCAAAACAATATTTTTAACAAAAATGGGTTTGTTCCCCTGGCTAATTATAAGTTTGTATGTGCCATTGACTTCAGTTTGTACAGGTATAACTATGTTTGTTTCATCTACAACTTCAGTAACAGGTCTTTTTTGCCCATTATCGCTTACAACAGAATACTTCCTTGCAAAGAAGACGATGTCAGTTGAATACAAGGATCTTGAATCTGGCGAATAAAAATTTAGCCTGTAAATTAATTTTGGTCCGGTTATGGGAGGTTTATTTCCTAATTTAAGCCATGATTCAAGTACTGGCCCATAATCGGGAGTATTTTGAATGATTTCTTCCATCAGATTACTATCAGCTTTTACATGTACAGAAATGGAACTTAGAGAACTGTAGTTGCCATCTGGTTTTTCGTTCCCTGTAATAGAAAGATTTACCTGAAGTTGATCGTTTGCCCTTGCATTGGTGCTATTAAATAGAGTTGAAAATATATAAAGAGATAGGATTATTGCCCAAAAAAATTTTAATTTCACATTCTCTCCATTGGGATAATATTTAAATATGACAATCCTCTTGAGAGGATATCGTGAACCTTTAAAATCAAAAGAAGCCTTGACCACTGAATTGACTTATCCCGATTAATTATCCTATTTTTTTGATAATAAATATGAAACAGTCTTGCAAGATCGAGCATATAATTGACAAGATAATATGGTTCATAGTCACGTACTGCCTTTTCTCTAAAAAAGTCAAAATTGTCAATTTTCTTAATAATTTCGTATTCTTCTGATGCCTTTATATATTTTGAGTATTCAATTAAATTAGACGGTATTTCTTCATCAATGTTTCTTTTTATGCTGGATATTCTTGCACATGCATATTGGATATAATAAAGAGGATTATCCATTGTAACTTCTTTTGCTTTATCTATATGAAAATCTATTGTACTATTTAAAGACCTTGAGGTTAAATAAAATCTTAAAATATCATGTCCAACGTCTTCTAAAAGTTCTTTTAAGGTAATCATATTGCCAGTTCTTTTTGACATACGTATGAGATTTTTGTTTTTATAGAGGTTTACTAATTGTCCCAAAAGCACTACAAGTCTTTCTTCAGGTAAATTTAGCGCTTTTAATGCACTTTTTAGCCTTGGTACATAGCCATGATGATCTGTGCCCCATATATTTATATAAATGTCAAAATTTCTTTTGAATTTTTCATAATGATACGCTATATCAGCTGCAAAATATGTTGGAAGCCCATTCTCTCTTATTAATACTCTGTCTTCACTATCGAAATAATTAGAAGTTTTAAGCCAAAGGGCACCATCTTTTTTGTATGTTTGATTTTTTGATATTAAAAGTTCGATTATTTTATTAATTTTGTTTTCCTGGTGCAAGCTGCTTTCAAAGAAAAAAGAATCAAAAATAACTCCAAAATTTTTTAAAATTTCCTTTTGTTCTCCAAGCGCTATATTTAAAGCCTCTTCTTTTATGAGTTCAAAATGCAAGCTTTGATCCTCTTTAGATAAAAAGGGATATTTATTAAGAATTTTTTTTGCAATATCTATAACATATTCGCCTTGATAGCCACCTTCCGGGAATATAAAATCTTGTTTTAGAATTTCTCTTATCCTAGCTATTATTGATAAGGTGAAAAGTTCCATTTGATTGCCGTAATTGTTTACATAAAATTCAGTTTGGACATTGAAGCCGTAATCCTTTAAAATCCTAGTTAAAGAATCACCAAATGCTGCCCATCTGGCATGACCTATGTGAAGTGGTCCTGTAGGATTTGCTGAAACGTATTCAATTAATATTGTTTTGGATTCAGAACTATTTAAATAAGGTTTAATAGTAAAATTTTGTAAAATATTTTGTAGAGCATGCTCTTTTAGACTTACATTTATAAATCCAGGATTGGCAACTTGAACTAAAAAATTATCGTCTTTAAAACTTTGAGCCAACTTGTTTGCAATTTTGATAGGGTTTTCTTTTAAGTGTTTTGCAAGTTTCATTGAACTTAAAACAGTATAATCCCCATATTGAGGATTAGATATTTGTATTTCTACAAAAGAATCGGGATTTTTAATTTCTGGATAAAGATTAATGATGTGTTTTTGTGTTTCTCTTTTTAAATGGTTGTAAAAAGACAAATAAAACCTCCTTGCAAATTAATTTCTCAATAATCAATTATACAATATGAGTTTAAAGTTCACATTTTAAAAAAATTGTAGTAACATATACATAGTTAATAGGGAGGTATTATGCTCAAAGCAAAAATTTTAAATGAGCAGGAAATTGGTAAGATACTTCATCGATTAGTTTACGAAATTTATGAAAATCATAAAAATTTTAATGAGCTTTTGCTAGTAGGTTTATGGACAAGGGGCGTTTATTTAAGTAAACGTATTGCTGATATTTTTTTAAGAGAACAAGGGATAGAATTAGAAACTTCAGAATTGGATGTCACACCATATAGAGATGATTTATATACTAAGGAAAAAATTCCTTTAAAAACTACTAATTTAATATCTACTCAAGATCGTTCGATTATAATTGTTGATGATGTACTTTATACAGGGAGAACTGTGAGAGGAGCAATAGAAGCTATTTTTGATTTTGGTAGGCCTAAAAAAATAGAACTATTGGTACTTGTTGATCGAGGGCATAGAGAGCTTCCAATTAATGCGAACTATTTAGGTAGATATGTTCCAACTTCTTCTAGGGAAGATGTTAATGTAAGGCTTAAAGAGATTGATAATGTAGATGAGGTGACTATTTTAGTGTGATTTCTCACTTGCTTAGCACTAAATATCTTGATTTAGATGAAATTTTAGAAATATTTAATAATGCAAAAAAATTTCTAGAGGTTTTAAATAGACCCACCAAAAAAATACCAATTCTTAAAGGCAAGCTTATTTTAACAGTTTTTTTTGAACCTAGCACACGAACGAGAACTTCTTTTGAAATTGCTGGCAAAACTCTAGGAGCGGATGTTGTGAACTTATCTGTTTCTCAAAGTTCTGCTAAAAAGGGTGAAACTATTAAAGATACGTGTTTGACACTTAATGCAATGAAGCCAGATTGTATTGTATTAAGACATTCGGTTTCGAAAATTCCAGAATATATAACGAATTTTACATCAGCAAAGATAATTAATGCAGGTGATGGTTCAAACGAGCATCCTTCTCAGGCTTTGCTTGATGCTTTTACGTTGATGCAACATTTTGGAGATCTTGAGGACAGAAAGATTTTGATCTTAGGAGACGTTTTAAATAGTAGGGTAGCAAGATCAAATATCTGGCTTTTAAAAAAATTAGGAGCTAAGGTTTCTCTTTGTGGGCCATCTACTCTTGTGAGAGAAGAATTTGAGAAAGAATGGGATGTAGATGTGTACTGGGATTTAGATAAGGCTATTAGTAATGTTGATGCGATTATAGTTCTTAGGATTCAACTAGAAAGGGCTGCAAGTGCTTGGATTCCTAGCACTAGAGAGTATTCTATTTTTTATGGTCTAAATCGCGAGAGATTGATAAAAAACAATAATGTTATAATTATGCACCCAGGACCTATGAACAGAGGTCTTGAGATATCATCTGATATAGCTGATGGCAGTAATGCGCTTATAAGAGACCAGGTAACAAATGGCGTAGCAATAAGAATGTCTATTTTTTATCATTTGTTAGCTCGTAAAGCTGATAGCATAGGGATCATTTGAAATTGAATTAATTTAGTAAACAGTGAGGTCTTTTTTAATGAATAAAATTTTGTTCAGGAACGTTTTGGCATACTTTTCAGATTTAAGTTCTAGGAAAGTTAGTTTTTATATAGACAAATCAGGAAAGGTAAACTTTTTAGATTCGTATGATATATCTAGCTTTGAAGAGGTTGTTGAAGGAGAAGATTTAGTTATAATGCCTCTTTTGACTGATGTACACACTCATATGAGAGTGCCGGGTCAAGAAGAAAAGGAGGATATTGTTTCAGGTTCTAAAGCTGCTGCAAGAGGCGGTTTTGGGCAAATCTTTACTATGCCAAACACCAATCCAGTAGTTGATAATGCATATCTTGTAGATTATTTAATAAGTAATATTAGCAAAAATTCAGTAATAAAAATTTATCCGGTTGGAGCAGTTTCGAGAAATCAGTTAGGAGAAGAGTTATCTCCTTTGCTTGAGATGAAAAATAGTGGAGCTATAGCTTTTTCTGATGATGGTAAACCAATTTCAACGAATATTCTTAGAAAAGCTTTAATTTATGTTAAAACTTTTGATGGAATAATTATAGATCACCCAGAAGATATTGTATTAAGTGGCAATGGCATAATTCATGAAGGTAAGATTTCAAGGGCTTATGGAATTAATTCAATTCCATATACATCAGAAGAAATTTGCGTTGCAAGAGATATTGCTTTAACAAGAGAAATTAGGTCAAGATTGCATCTTGCGCATCTATCTACAAGGCACTCTTTAAAATATATTGAAGCTGCTAAAGAAGAAGGTCTCAATGTTACATCAGAAGTAACTGTAAATCATCTTATTTTTAATTGTGAGAATATTCCTATTTTTGATACTAGATTTAAAGTAAAACCGCCTTTCAGAGATGAAGAAGATATGAATGAACTTTTTTTTGCTTTGCAAAAGGGATTAATAGATGTAGTTTGTACAGATCATGCTCCTCATACTTTAGAGGAGAAGGAACTAGATTATAGTGAGGCACCCTTTGGAACTCCAGGTCTCGAAACTGCTTTTGCAGCCTTATATACTTATTTTGTTATGAAAAATAAATGTAAGTTAGAAGATATTATTAAGTGGATGGTTGTGAATCCATCCAAAATCTTTTCTCTTCCAATTTTAGAACTTAAAAATAGGTCTAAAGCTAATTTCTTTATTTTTAAAAGAAATAAAGAGTTTTTGGTGGAACCTGAGATGTTTTTTTCAAAATGCAAACTTTCTGTATTTCTTGACAAGACTTTGTTTGGTTTCCCTCTTGCCACCTTTTATAATGGGAATATGGTTTATAAGGATAAAAATTTTATGAAAAACATTAAACATGAAGTATAAGATTTATTTTTTTGTTTTTAAGAAAATATGAAAAAAAAGAAAGGACGTGCTTCTTAGTTGAGTTTTAAAAAAGCTATGCTTTTACTGGAAGATAAAAGTTTTTTTTTAGGAAGGTCTTTTGGTGCTGAAGGAGAAGTTATGGGTGAAGTTGTCTTTAATACGTGTATGAGTGGATATCAGGAGATATTAACTGATCCTTCTTATTTTGGGCAAATCATAACAATGACCTATCCCTTAATAGGAAACTATGGCGTAAATGATGAGGATGTTGAGAGCACTAAACCATTTGCAAAAGGTTTTATTGTTAGAGACTATAAAGATAGAACCTCCAATTGGAGATCCCAGGAAACTCTTGATTCGTATTTGAAAAAAAATAAAATTGTAGGGATAGATAATATTGATACAAGGTTTTTGACTAGAAAATTGAGGACTAGAGGTGCCCTTAATGGCATTATATCTACTATAGACTTTAATCCTGAATCTTTATATGAAAAATTAAAAGTTTTCCCTACTATGGAAGGACTTGATCTGGTAAAGGACGTAACGCCTAAGGAAAGGTATGATTGGAACCAGACTGATAAATGGATCAGTGAAAGGTTTAAATCAGAAGGAGATTTTAAGGTTGCTGTTATAGATTATGGTGTTAAATGGAATATATTAAAAATATTAACTGCATTAGGTTGTAAGTTAACTGTATTTTCGGCTTTTAGTAACGCAGATGAAATTTTATCTATAAAGCCAGATGGCGTTTTTCTCTCAAATGGTCCTGGAGATCCTGCTGCAGTAAGTTATGCAATTAATCCAATTAAAGAACTTTTTGGTAAGGTACCTATTTTTGGAATTTGTTTGGGCCATCAATTAATGGGTCTTGCTTCAGGAGCAAAAACCTTTAAATTGAAATTTGGCCATCATGGTGGAAATCATCCTGTTAAAAGACTTGAAACTGGTGAGGTAGAAATTACATCTCAAAATCATGGATTTGCTGTTGATTATGACTCCATTGATAAATCTAATTGGGAAGTTACTCATATTAATCTTAACGACAAAACTGTTGAAGGTATCAGACACAAAAAACTGCCAATATTCTCTGTTCAATATCATCCCGAAGCAAGTCCTGGGCCACATGATTCTGGTTATTTATTCAAGCAGTTTTGTGAACTGATGAAGAGCAACTAAAAATTCTATTAAATTAATTCTATTAAATTAATTGTTTTATATAAAACATTAAGGATGTGATAAGTTTTGCCTAAGAGGACGGACATAAAAAAGATTTTGATTATTGGTTCAGGACCCATAATAATTGGACAGGCATGTGAGTTTGATTACTCAGGAACTCAAGCAATCAAAGCCTTAAAGCAAGAAGGGTATGAAGTAATTTTGGTAAATTCTAATCCTGCTACGATTATGACTGATCCTGAAATGGCCGATCGCACTTATATTGAACCAATTACTCCTCAGGTTGTAACAAAAGTCATTAAAAAAGAAAGGCCAGATGCAATACTGTCGACATTAGGTGGCCAAACTGCTTTAAATGTTGCTGTAAATCTTTCAGAAACTGGAATTTTAGAAAGGTACAATGTTGAAATGTTGGGTGTAAACACTGACGCAATAAAAAAGGGTGAAGATAGGCTTTTATTTAGAGAAACTATGAAGGAAATAGGTGTAGATCTTCCTAAAAGTGGAATTGCTCATAGCCTGAATGAGGCAGAAAAAATTGCTTTTGAACTAGGATTCCCTTTAATTATAAGACCTTCTTTTACACTTGGAGGAACGGGCGGAGGTATTGCTTATAACTTTGACGATTTAAGATATCATGTGTCTAATGGCCTTGATCTAAGTATGATTCATCAGGTTTTAATTGAAGAGTCGGTTCTTAACTGG comes from Thermodesulfobium acidiphilum and encodes:
- the argS gene encoding arginine--tRNA ligase — encoded protein: MSFYNHLKRETQKHIINLYPEIKNPDSFVEIQISNPQYGDYTVLSSMKLAKHLKENPIKIANKLAQSFKDDNFLVQVANPGFINVSLKEHALQNILQNFTIKPYLNSSESKTILIEYVSANPTGPLHIGHARWAAFGDSLTRILKDYGFNVQTEFYVNNYGNQMELFTLSIIARIREILKQDFIFPEGGYQGEYVIDIAKKILNKYPFLSKEDQSLHFELIKEEALNIALGEQKEILKNFGVIFDSFFFESSLHQENKINKIIELLISKNQTYKKDGALWLKTSNYFDSEDRVLIRENGLPTYFAADIAYHYEKFKRNFDIYINIWGTDHHGYVPRLKSALKALNLPEERLVVLLGQLVNLYKNKNLIRMSKRTGNMITLKELLEDVGHDILRFYLTSRSLNSTIDFHIDKAKEVTMDNPLYYIQYACARISSIKRNIDEEIPSNLIEYSKYIKASEEYEIIKKIDNFDFFREKAVRDYEPYYLVNYMLDLARLFHIYYQKNRIINRDKSIQWSRLLLILKVHDILSRGLSYLNIIPMERM
- the pyrR gene encoding bifunctional pyr operon transcriptional regulator/uracil phosphoribosyltransferase PyrR; translated protein: MLKAKILNEQEIGKILHRLVYEIYENHKNFNELLLVGLWTRGVYLSKRIADIFLREQGIELETSELDVTPYRDDLYTKEKIPLKTTNLISTQDRSIIIVDDVLYTGRTVRGAIEAIFDFGRPKKIELLVLVDRGHRELPINANYLGRYVPTSSREDVNVRLKEIDNVDEVTILV
- a CDS encoding aspartate carbamoyltransferase catalytic subunit; its protein translation is MISHLLSTKYLDLDEILEIFNNAKKFLEVLNRPTKKIPILKGKLILTVFFEPSTRTRTSFEIAGKTLGADVVNLSVSQSSAKKGETIKDTCLTLNAMKPDCIVLRHSVSKIPEYITNFTSAKIINAGDGSNEHPSQALLDAFTLMQHFGDLEDRKILILGDVLNSRVARSNIWLLKKLGAKVSLCGPSTLVREEFEKEWDVDVYWDLDKAISNVDAIIVLRIQLERAASAWIPSTREYSIFYGLNRERLIKNNNVIIMHPGPMNRGLEISSDIADGSNALIRDQVTNGVAIRMSIFYHLLARKADSIGII
- a CDS encoding dihydroorotase; this encodes MNKILFRNVLAYFSDLSSRKVSFYIDKSGKVNFLDSYDISSFEEVVEGEDLVIMPLLTDVHTHMRVPGQEEKEDIVSGSKAAARGGFGQIFTMPNTNPVVDNAYLVDYLISNISKNSVIKIYPVGAVSRNQLGEELSPLLEMKNSGAIAFSDDGKPISTNILRKALIYVKTFDGIIIDHPEDIVLSGNGIIHEGKISRAYGINSIPYTSEEICVARDIALTREIRSRLHLAHLSTRHSLKYIEAAKEEGLNVTSEVTVNHLIFNCENIPIFDTRFKVKPPFRDEEDMNELFFALQKGLIDVVCTDHAPHTLEEKELDYSEAPFGTPGLETAFAALYTYFVMKNKCKLEDIIKWMVVNPSKIFSLPILELKNRSKANFFIFKRNKEFLVEPEMFFSKCKLSVFLDKTLFGFPLATFYNGNMVYKDKNFMKNIKHEV
- the carA gene encoding glutamine-hydrolyzing carbamoyl-phosphate synthase small subunit, translating into MSFKKAMLLLEDKSFFLGRSFGAEGEVMGEVVFNTCMSGYQEILTDPSYFGQIITMTYPLIGNYGVNDEDVESTKPFAKGFIVRDYKDRTSNWRSQETLDSYLKKNKIVGIDNIDTRFLTRKLRTRGALNGIISTIDFNPESLYEKLKVFPTMEGLDLVKDVTPKERYDWNQTDKWISERFKSEGDFKVAVIDYGVKWNILKILTALGCKLTVFSAFSNADEILSIKPDGVFLSNGPGDPAAVSYAINPIKELFGKVPIFGICLGHQLMGLASGAKTFKLKFGHHGGNHPVKRLETGEVEITSQNHGFAVDYDSIDKSNWEVTHINLNDKTVEGIRHKKLPIFSVQYHPEASPGPHDSGYLFKQFCELMKSN